GTGGTTTGGATAATCAGACTataatagaacaaccaatgcaATAAaatttccttaaaaaaaatcttacactcTTAGCTAATGAatctgaaattttattttgtatccTTGGAATATGTGTACCACtaaaactaaatcataaataaaagtaaagaaAACAGAACACGTGAAATCATAGTTGTAGACATTAATGTTTTCTATCAGGTTTGGATCGATTTTATCGGATCGGTCTTTTTAGATCAATTTTTATCGGGTTCAAGTCAGTTTTTTTcattatgattatttttaggAGAAGAGTGTTGAACCCATATATTTACCCGTAAAATTTTGGTGCAGTTTAAGGTATTATTTAGATCAGATTCGGTTGTTCAATTTTTGGTCCGGCTAAAATGCCATGGTCTAGATAATACCCCGTCAACGGAGACTGCCCCCTAGACATACTCTCATGATCTTGCTTTGTGAACATATGCTCCCCTAAGGCCATAAACATATTTGGGAATGTTTGAGCCAACATTGACCGTGTAACTAGAATTTGTAAAAAATCTTATGATACATAAAGACCTAAATGTGATATTTACACCATGGGAGGAATctattataaatttatcttctttttttttggtgaatacAAGGGAGGAAAACCTCTcaagtttaatttatttcaaaaaaacgtACTACTCGACCACATGCCTCAACTTAGGCGGGCCTGAACCATCCTCAATCAACAAGAGACTAACTTCTACTGGaacaacatcaaaaatatgaaatcataacGCTGGAGAAAAACCATAAGTAGCCAAGCCATCTGCAAGACCATTAGCTTCTCTGTAGACGTGTTTAAAACGGACTATCCAGTCCCTAGAAATAAAGCCATAGCACAATCGTACTAGGAAAGACAAAGGATGTGTCTCCGCAATCCCTGTCTGAAAGAAACCAACCACCACAGCAGAGTCCACTTCTACCTCCACACACCTCACTCTTTTTTGCCAAGCAATCAACAGACCATAGTAGACACCCCAAAGCTCGGCCAAAGGTGCAGAGCAACGCCCGATATTCAGACCAAAACCACAGAGCCAACTACCATTCTCATCTCTCAGCACACCGCCAGCCGTAGCAAGCCCCGGATTCCCACGCGAAGCCCCATCCGTATTCACCATAAACCATCCTGTTAGCGGCTTCTCCCACTTAATCCACCTTTCTACTCTCGTTATCCTCACCTCTTCTTTCTTCGCGCTGCACATGTTGATTTCCTTGGCCTGTTCTTTAACGAACTGCACTCGGTCCCTACACAGTCGTTTCACCCCAAAGACGTTCCCACACCGCCACTTCCAAGCCCACCAAACTGCTACTGCAAAAAGAACTACCCAAAGGCCCGTCTCAGTTTTAACCTCCGAGCTCGAAAGGTTATCATAAGTCCATTCAAACAGAGACTGCCGAAAGAACCTTTGCCTCTTAATCCTCGGTATAATACGGTCCCATATACCTTGCATAGCTGGACAATCCCTAAGAACATGTATTATCGACTCCACACCCCCTCTACACACTTGGCAGACATTAGAGACTCCAATATGCCTTCGAAATCTCTCCTCATTTGTCATGATAGCTTGCTGAGAGACCAGCCACAAAAAGACGCGTATCCTCTCCAGTACTTTCAGCCTCCATATACAGTTATAAAACTGTTCCATATCGTGTGTAAAGACATTTTCTCTTGTTAACAGTGCATAAGCTGATGCAACTGAGAAACTACCATCCTGAGTTTCTCCCCAGACCAACCTATCCTTAGCTCATGTTACTGTGTCGAGAACCACTGACCTAAGTTCCAGCCTCTTATCCTCATCAACATACTGCCCAATAACATCAAAATTCCATTCCCTATCCGCCTGCCACAACTCATTAGCCTTGATGTTCACGAGCACGTCTGGAAGATGTCCATGCACAGAATCTACCAAAGCTTCATTACCCAACTCGTTATAAATTTATCTTAATTAAgctgtatatgtataaataatgaCAAATTGCAATACTGTAgatatattaatgttttaaatcaaacaattgaattaaaaagaatatcaacaaatattttaacatataccATATGATAATTATCAGTAAAGGGCATATGGTTTGGAAAAGTTATTGTGCTGATTGGGTGAAAAACAATCATACTAGTCTGGATCACTTATGTGAGGCCAggatacctctgtataattcaaaaaaagaaaaacaatcatACTAGTCTCTTAGGAATAAAATTGACTAAATGTGGTATAAATGAGTCCTGCGACTTAGTTTAAAACATTACCTACCATAAATTGCAATGCCCAAATTTGAAATGAGAGCTCGACATTCAATGAAGCAAAGAACATAATAAAGGTGAAACcgtgaaagagaaagaaagctCTAAAATTTGGGTACGGAAAATAGTTTCCTCTCTTCCATTTTTAGTTTAAGAGTACAACGGTGATCACAACAGAAAAGCAAATCAAGAGGGAACTCATAACCAAAAGCTAATTTAAGtttcaagaaaaagaagaacaacaagcacAACCTTCAAAGCCAATCACCCCTTATTCAGAAGGATATTTGGTCAACTTCATCAGCGGACCAATATCTTCCACTCTTCCAGACAAACCACAACGAGAACCAAACAGCTCTCAGTACCTGTAGTGAGCAGGCTTGTAAGGTCCTTCAATGGGAATGCTGACGTAGTCAGATTGGTCCTTTGTCAGCTTAGTGAGCTTAGCTCCAAGCTTGCCCAAGTGAAGTGCCGCAACCTTCTCATCCAAATGCTTGGGTAGAACGTACACCTTCTTCTCGTACTTACCGCTCGACTTCTCGTTCCAAAGCTCAAGCTGGGCAATCACCTGGTTGGTGAAAGAGCAAGACATGACGAAACTTGGGTGACCAGTGGCACAACCCAAGTTCATGAGACGACCCTCGGCCAAAACAATGATTCCGGACTTGGTGTCTGGGAACACCCACCTGTCGGTCTGGGGCTTGATGGTGATACGCTTCACTCCAGGGAAGGTCTCAAGTCCTTGCATGTCAATCTCGTTGTCAAAGTGACCAATGTTGCAGACGATAGCGttgttcttcatcttcctcatgTGGTCAACCATGATGATGTCTTTGTTACCGGTGGTGGTGACAAAGATGTCAGCTTCAGAGACGACATCCTCAAGGGTCAGAACTTGAAGCCCTTCCATCATAGCTTGTAGGGCACAGATGGGATCGATCTCGGTCACAATGACTCTAGCACCAGCGGTTTTCATGGCAGCTGCACAACCCTTTCCGACATCACCATAACCACAGATAACCGCAACCTTTCCGGCGATCATGACATCAGTGGCCCTCATGAGACCATCAGGTAGAGAGTGACGGCAACCGTACAAGTTGTCGAACTGACATTAGAAAACACAAGAGATTAATACGTCATCGTTTCATCCAATCACAGTCAACTATATGATAACACCAAAATGACCAATTTAATCAGTTGAAAACCGAACAAATCGAAAAAATAAAACGAATATAAAAGAGATTCCGGTTCAATGCAGattacaataaaataacaaaaccgAACCAATAGTTCCCGGTTCAATGCAGTGACAAAACCGAAAATGAATGTAAGGAGGAGGAAACGAAAACCTTGCTCTTGGTGACGGAGTCGTTGACGTTAATGGCTGGGAACAAGAGGGCCCCACTTTCCTGCATCTGGTAAAGCCTCTTGACACCGGTGGTGGTCTCCTCAGAGACACCGACGAGTCTCTCCTTCATCTTGTGGTACTTCTTGGGATCAACCTGGAGACCTTCCTTGATGATGGAGAGCACGATCTGGAACTCGGGGTTGTCAGTGGAAGTGGGATCAGGAACCTGGCCCGTCTTCTCAAAGATCTCCTCGGCCTTCACTCCCTCGTGGATCAAAAGCGTGGCGTCGCCACCGTCATCGACGATCAGATCTGGACCACCGCCTGGGCCCCAGTCGAGAGCACGCTCCGTGCACCACCAGTACTCCTGCAGCGTCTCGCCTTTCCAGGCGAAAACGGCGGCGGAGTCGCGGGCGATTGCGGCGGCGGCGTGGTCTTGGGTTGAGAAGATGTTGCAGGAGCACCATCTGACTTCCGCGCCGAGGGCGGTTAGGGTTTCGATGAGGACGGCGGTCTGGATCGTCATGTGGAGAGATCCGGTGATTCTAGCGCCTTTGAAGGGCTGAGCTGGGCCGAACTCGGTACGGCAAGCCATGAGTCCGGGCATCTCAACCTCGGCGAGCTCGAGCTCGAGACGACCGAAGTCGGCCTGAGACATGTCCTTGACCTTGTACTCACGGCCACTCGACGTCTTCTCAACGATCAACGCCATTTTTTCGGATCTAGAGATTTGgggcagagagagagaagtgtGTGAGGAAAGAAAGGGAGTGAGAGAGTATAAATAGATGAGGTTAAAATGAATTGGACGGCTTAGATTGTTTTAAGGGTTTGGTGGATCTCTGTGATCCAGTGTTTTGCGGAACACGCTGCACTAGTAGTTTGACTCATGTTTTTAGGTCGTTGTGGGTTGATCTAACGATGACCTGTGCAGGATTGCCACGTAGCTGCATCCAAACTCGTCTAAGCGATCGTGGATCATAGTAGTTTCTCAGATATTTATTTTGTGGTGATTTAACATTTAATATTTTGGATTCTTGCATAATAATACTCCATCATTGCATATATACTCGAATTCAAGATTGGCATCAACGAAATGGACTTAATTGATTCCTTTCTCTCTAGCGACAGAGTAGAATTTCATCTATAGAAAGAAGATTTGGGTGgtttaaatgtataatataGTTTGAATATCATTAGAGAGAAATGTAAAAGATGATATTATTCAATTTCGTTTGTTACCAAAATGaattatttacaattatatAAAGTAAAGTACTAAACTGGGTTAAACCATGATTAAATTACATGTACAGTAAACCAATCTAAACCAGTTAATATTCTTTCTCAAGATGGAGGTGTGTAGATGTCCAAAACACTCATCTTAGAAACGAGATCCGGAAATGGTGGAGGATACAATGCCTTCGTCAGAACATATGCAATATGCTTATGCGTACGTACATGCATTGTCTTGATCAAGCTATTGACAATGCGATCACGGATGGTGTAACAATCATGATCAACATGTTTAGTCCTCTCGTGATATACAGAGTTGTTTGCTATGTGGAGAGAGGCTGTGTTGTCACCATATAAGTGTGTAGGCAACAAAACATGCACTTGAAGATCAGTCATAATGCGAAGAAGACACTCGATCTCACAGGATGCATCAGCCAAAGCTCTGAACTCTGCTTCCGCTGGGATTCTGGATATGGTATGTTGCTTCTTTGAATGCTAAGTTACCAAAGACTCACCAAGGAACATAGCATAACCAGTGATGGATTTGCGAGAGTCGGGACAAGATCCCCAATCCGCATCAGCAAAACCACGCAAATCAAATGATCCAGACGCAGCATAGAACAGACCTTGTCCCACCGTACCTTTAAGATAACGAAATAGCTAGTGAGCAGCCTTCAAATGAGCATCTCTAGGTGCAGCAAAGTATTGACAGAGCTTCGTGAGAGTATAAGCTATGTTTGATCGAGTGATGGCAAGATACATCATTCTTCTATAAAATTTAGGCTCAGATAACAAAGCTCCCATCTCATGAACGATCTTAGACCCATCTTTTGGTATGATAGTTTCCGTTGAAAGTCGAACTGTGGGGTCAAGAGGGATAGATGATGGTTTACACCCGAGGAAACATGTATCATCGAGCAACTCAAGAATATATTTCCTTTGACAAATTGAAATGCCTTTTGCAGAACGAGCAATCTCAAAGCCAAGGAAATATTTTGCATCTCCAAGATTTCGGAGTTTGAAATGTGATTCCAACTCACGAATAAACTCCTTGAGAGCTTCATCCTTGTTGCTCACAAccaagatatcatcaacatacactaaGACTGCCAAGGATCTTCCATCAACATTCTTCACAAACAAAGTGTGATCATCCCGAGATTTCATGAAACCCATCTTCATTATAGTAGATGATAACGTCAAGTACCACTGCCTAGATGCTTGTTTGAGTCCATAAGGGAATTTGTGTAGTCTACAAACATCATTAGGAAGGACTGAAACGCCTATTAACTCTTCATAACCAGGGAAAGCTTCATATAAATCTCCTCCTCGAGATCACCATTCAAGAATATATAGAGATGTCCAACTGAGTGAGAGACCAATTCATCTTAGCTGCGACATCAATGAGAACCCTTACGGTGCTAAGCTTAGCAACAAGGGAAAATGTATCTTGATAATCAACACCTTCTTCTTGCGTGTAACCCTTACCAACCAGACGATCCGTCTTTCTCTCTTCAATACCATCTGCATGGTATTTGGTCTTGTAAAGCCATTTACGACCAATAGGCTTCTTATCAGGAGGCAATGTATAGATGCTCTAAGTCTTAGTCCTTTCTTGAGAATAAATCTCTTCCTTCATAGCATCTCACCACAACTGATCCAGCATTGCTTCTAAATAGTTTTGAGGatctttagattttttgatagattttataaaagaaTAAAAGGGCTCGGATAAGGCAGAGTATGAAATGTAATTTGCTATCGGGTAAGGagtagaagaaggagaagaaatatTGTAATAATGATAGTCCTGCAAATGAAAAGGTTGTTTCTTGTTTCGAATCGAACGACTTCCAGAGGGAAGAACGTCAGAAGATGACACATCATTATGAGGATGTGCATCGGAAGATGCTGGTTTAGAGAACTCAGCATCAGGGACAGCAGGTGAGGAAGCGTGAGGAAATAAAGATTTGACATTATCATTTAGAGATGGTAACGCAAAATAGAAGATATCCTCATGAAAAAGAGCACATGAcgagaataaaaaaaacagaatgtGTCTCTATGTCTAATAGCTTGTAACCCTTGTACCATGAAGGATATCATAGGAAGACAGAAGCTTTAGTTATAGGATCAAATTTATGTATATTCTTATTTGAAGTACTAGcataacacaaaaaaaaccaAAGGTTTTTAAGTTTTCATAATCGGATTGTTTATCAGTTAGCTTTTCAAAAGGAGATTTGTGTTCTAAAACAGGGAAAGGTAAACGATTTATAAGAAAGACTGCAGTCAAAACATAATCACCCCAAAATTATAAAGGTACATTAGACTGAAACAATAATGCTCTAGCAACATTCAATATATGTTGATGCTTTCTTTCCACTACATAATTTTGTTCAGGTGTTTCAAGACACAAATGGTATGAGATGATTCCTCTAGCAACCAAAAGATCAGTGAATTTCAATTCGTTTGCATTGTCTGATCTAACAGCCTTAACATTCACATTATATTGATTTGCTACCATCTTAACAAAGTCAGGGAATATTTGTAGAACATCAGACTTAGCACACATCAAGAAAACCCAAGTGGCTCTGCTAAAATCATCAACAATATGTAACGCCCCGAACTTCCCATGGCTAATGGGTCACCCACGTCCACTTTCTCAGCCCATGGGCTCATCTTGTTCCAGcgatcggtccgttaatttttctaaaggctcgaaatcattgtttactaccctacaatcaccacccgaccttttcccatgctttggcatcactcgcacgctatcgcgaatcacttctctat
The sequence above is drawn from the Brassica napus cultivar Da-Ae chromosome A8, Da-Ae, whole genome shotgun sequence genome and encodes:
- the LOC106399668 gene encoding adenosylhomocysteinase 1-like; its protein translation is MALIVEKTSSGREYKVKDMSQADFGRLELELAEVEMPGLMACRTEFGPAQPFKGARITGSLHMTIQTAVLIETLTALGAEVRWCSCNIFSTQDHAAAAIARDSAAVFAWKGETLQEYWWCTERALDWGPGGGPDLIVDDGGDATLLIHEGVKAEEIFEKTGQVPDPTSTDNPEFQIVLSIIKEGLQVDPKKYHKMKERLVGVSEETTTGVKRLYQMQESGALLFPAINVNDSVTKSKFDNLYGCRHSLPDGLMRATDVMIAGKVAVICGYGDVGKGCAAAMKTAGARVIVTEIDPICALQAMMEGLQVLTLEDVVSEADIFVTTTGNKDIIMVDHMRKMKNNAIVCNIGHFDNEIDMQGLETFPGVKRITIKPQTDRWVFPDTKSGIIVLAEGRLMNLGCATGHPSFVMSCSFTNQVIAQLELWNEKSSGKYEKKVYVLPKHLDEKVAALHLGKLGAKLTKLTKDQSDYVSIPIEGPYKPAHYRY